TGGGTGGTTGCAGTTCGCTTAACCACAGCCTGCGCCCACTGCAAATCGTCTTTACGTTCCAGCCAGCCATAACCGACCGCTTGCCCTTGGCTAGCACCGGCTGCCCGAGAGTCCGGGATCAACACGTTATACCCAAGTTCATGATACATGCCAGCCCAAGCGCCCATCAAAGCTTTATTACCGGCAAAACCATGGGCTAACACAACCGTTTTCTTTGACTGATTCTTCGGTAAATACCAAGCAACCAATTTTAAGTGATCCTTAGACGTCATCGTCCAAGTTTGCTTCTTAGCAGTTAAATACCACTTTTTTTCACGATACACCGCACTCTTTTTTGATAGTTTCGTACTCTGGGTCACAAACGCTTTATCGCCCCGCGCAATCGCGACTTGATAGAAGTACGTTCCCGCTCCAATCAAAGCCCCCGCTAACAAAACAACGATGACCCCGACTGTAATTAACCACTTTTTCATCCATTCCGCCAACCTTACTTAAATATTGGGTGAATTTTCGCCACTACCACCATCATAACGTTTATAATTAAAGATAACTAGACTATATTTGGAGGGTATGTGATGCACTATTCAAAAACTTGGGACCTCGATCGGATTTTTCCCGGTGGCATTGATTCACCAGCTTTAACCACTAAGTTAGCCACCATTAAACAGCAACTCCCAACGACACAAACGGCTTTAACGAACTGGCGAATCGACGCTGATACCCCCGCTTATGATTGGTTTCAACAATTAGTCAGTGACTTGCAAACCATTCAAGCTGGCATCGCGCAAAGCCAAGTCTTCGTTGTGGCAATCCAGTCGGCGGATGCTAGTGATACTAAGGCGGGCACGCGGCTTAACCAACTGTATCAATTAGATAATCAATTCGAAAATTTAATGACGCAATTCAAAAAGCGGTTAGTACAACTATCGACGACGACCTTTAATCAACTATTGGCCCAGCCAGAATTACAACCATTAGCCTTTAATTTAACAGAATTTCGCCAACAAGGCTTGGCTTTACTGGACGACCGAACTGAGGCTTTGATTAATAATCTTGCCATTGACGGCTTTCAGGGTTGGAGTGATCATTACGACACCTTAGTGAGCCAGCTTAAAATCAAGTATACCGACGAACACGGTCAGCAGCAGACGTTATCAGCCGGTCAAGCTCAAAACAAATTAGCCGCCGCCATGCCAAATGCGCAACGCACGGCATTAATGGCTAGCTGGGAACAAGCTTGGCAATCACAAGCAGCGCCCTTTGCAGATACACTCAATCATCTGGCCGGCTTTCGCTTACAGAACTACCAAGCGCATGGGACTACCGATTTTTTGCGTAAACCATTAGCGCTTAATCGGATGAGTCGTGCAACCTTGGACACCATGTATCAGGTGGTCGCTGACAACCAATCATTATTACTAAATTATTTAAATCGCAAAATTGCCCTCATGGGTAAAACCCAACTTGATTGGCAAGACGTCGAAGCACCCTTAACGCTGGGGCACGCTACCAACAGTCAAACTTACGATCAGGCGGCAGCTTTTGTCACCGCCAACTTTCAAAAGTTCAGTCCTAAAATGGCTAAATTAGCCCAGCATGCCTTTGAAAATCGCTGGATTGAAGCCGAAAATCGCCCGAATAAACGGCCCGGTGGTTACATGGATAACCTGCCTGAAACCCAAGAATCGCGAATTTTTATGACTTTCACTGGGTCACCCAATGATACCGCCACCTTAGCCCACGAACTGGGCCATGCCTTTCATGCTGACGTCATCAAGGACTTACCCCTTTGGCGGCAAGACTATGCCATGAATGTGGCCGAGACTGCTTCAACTTTTGCGGAACTAATTGTTGCGGATGCCAGTGTCAAAGCAGCCACGGATCCCAAAACCAAGCTGAATCTATTGGATGCCAAAATGCAAAATCCGTTAGCCATGTTCTTAGATATTCGGGCTCGTTATTTATTCGAGACCAGCTTCTATCAGGCCCGGCAACAGCATATTGTGACGCCTGATGAACTATCCAGCTTAATGCTAGCCGCTCAAAAAGAAGCTTACGGTCAGGCCTTAACAACTTACCATCCTACTTTTTGGGCTAGTAAATTGCATTTCTACATTGCAGATGTGCCCTTTTATAATTTTCCGTATACTTTTGGCTATCTATTCAGTCTGGGGATTTATGCGCAAGCCCAAACGAGTGACCACTTCGAAGACCGCTATATCGCACTTTTGCGCGATACTGCGGCCATGTCGACGGAAGCTTTAGCCAAAAAACACCTCGATGTTGATCTCACTAAGCCAGATTTCTGGCAAGCCGGCGTCGCTTTAATCAAACAAGATATTGATGAATTTATGACGCTTTCGGAACCCCTACTATAACGAAATGGAAGTGACAACATGTTTCCAGAACGCTTAAGAGCTTTACGTCGTGGTCAAAAAATGACCCTCGGTGAACTTGCCACAGCCTTAAATAACTTAGCTGATGCTGATTTAACTAATCGCCAAAACACCGCGGCCCAAATTGGAAATTGGGAACGCAACTTACGGACCCCTTCTTATTTAGAAGTCCGTAAACTAGCTGAATTTTTCAACGTCACAACCGATTATTTATCGGGACGGGCTGACCAAGAAGAATATGATTTGGGCCGGATTTTCTTATCTGGCAAGCCGCTCACCTTTAATCAAGAACATCTTTCCAGCGAAGATCGCTACGAATTATTTCAATTGATGAATGGCTATCTACATGGTCGCCAACAACGGTTAACGCCCGATGCCGCTGGTCAAGAAGAACTTGATTTACACTTTGACAATTAGGAGTACGCAATGAATCCGAAAAAATTAAAGCAACTAAAGAAACGGGCCAAAAAACAGCCAACCACTAAGCCGTATATTGCGCAACTTACCCACTATCGTGAGCTGTTCCAAGACGATCCTCAAGTGTTAGTGCTCATTAATAACGCCTTGGAAAGTGATCGGTTACTAGCCGCCGGGTTACCACCTCAACAATTACCGGTACTACAACTGCCTGATGACTTTCAAGATCAATTGTTCCAACGACTGAATACCCAATATGCCATGGGCGATCCAGCCGGTGATGCTGCTTGGAATCAGCTTTCGGCCGCATTACCAAAAGTTGACCAACTCCTCCGTGACTTCCGGGATTATATCGAAGCGCAGTATGGCATGTGGGCCTATATCAGTGCGCCCTTCTTAAAAGACTTGGCCGATTTTGTTGGTGAGGCTCCCGTTCTAGAGGTCATGGCCGGTAATGGCTACATCTCAAAAGGCCTCAAACGATTACATTCCAATCAGACGATCATCACCACTGACTCGAAAGCTTGGACAAAAGAAACCGACAATCAGACTGGCCGCCAACCGGTCACTGCTATTGAAACGTTAGATGCGGTCGCCGCGTTTAAGCGCTACGCTGCAGACATCGACTACGTTATCATGGCATGGTCACCGGATAAGCTCACCTTAGATTGGGACTTGTTGCAAGCCATTCGTGCCAGCGAGACGCCGGTACCTTTAATTTGTATCGGTGAAAAGTATGGGGCCACCGGTTCCAAGCAGTTCTGGGATCACGCCCATTATCGTGATGATGACGCAGTTACCCAATTAAATACGCATTATCGTCCCTTTGATTTAATTCACGATCAAGTCTATGTCATTTCATAGGGGACACGGCTAGCACCCTTGATGACAAAAAAAACAATCGCGACAAGAATTTTGTGAATTCTTGTTGCGATTGTTTTTTTCTAAATCTCAATTAAAGTTATCCACTGGGGATAACTTTACGCCAAAATTGCAGTTTTTAAAAAATCGACTGCCGCCGCATGCATTTTATGTGGGACGTGATGCCCACCGCCTTCAGCCGTTTTAAAAACGGTTTGGGCTAAGGCTGGCGTATCCGCAAACTTTTGCTTAAAATCAGCAACATATTGGTATGGGACCATCGTATCTGCCGTACCATTAAAGAAAAACATTGGCCGCCCAGCTAACCGGTCCGCATGTTGTGACAAGTCAAATTGACCAAGCTGGTCGTAAGTGGTCTGCAACCAAGCGTTCGGTAACTTAGCTTGGATGGCCGCCGGTAATTGTGCAACCTGCGCCTTAGCAAAAGCAGTCGGGGCTGGTGCACCAATTAATGAGGCCCCCGCAACGACAGCTGGTTGGGTCGCCATAATTGCGGCCGCCGTAATGCCACCCATCGATGTCCCCATTACTCCCAGCTGGTCAGGATCACTAATACCTTGCGCCACTAGTGCCGCAACTAACCGTGGAAATTCAGCAACCGAATGCCCCACAATTTCCCAGAAATGTTCAGGATGTGAATCCAAATCAACTTCAGTCGCCCGACTGCCGTGTAAATAAGCGGTGGGTAAAATCACACGAAAACCAGCCTGAACTAATTGATAACTTGCAACTAATTCAGCTGACGTGGGGGTTGTCCAACCATGATAATCAATAATAGTCGGTTGTTTGGTCTGGGCCTGGCTCGCCGCAAACACATGTAATACAGGTAATTCATCCAGCTTCGTCGTCCGGACAATTACATCTTCAAAGACAGTCGTTGTCATTATTATCACCATTTCTCGAATTAATAAGTTTTAGTTTAGCAGAGAATTATCCACAAACCAATCAATAAGGCCCTCACAACACCTTCAAACCAAACACAAAAAAACGCTAACTCTGGAGTTATCCACAGTTAACGTTAGTTGCAGCTTATTTTTCTAAAGTATCTAAGAAATCTTCAACTTGTTTTTGTGTTTTGCGGAACTTATCCACATAACGACCCGTTTCTTCACCGTCTTCAATCCCGACGAAGCTTGGAATCCCCATAACGCCCATTTCTTGCGCAATCTCAATATTGGCATCT
This region of Lactobacillus sp. CBA3605 genomic DNA includes:
- a CDS encoding alpha/beta hydrolase, with product MKKWLITVGVIVVLLAGALIGAGTYFYQVAIARGDKAFVTQSTKLSKKSAVYREKKWYLTAKKQTWTMTSKDHLKLVAWYLPKNQSKKTVVLAHGFAGNKALMGAWAGMYHELGYNVLIPDSRAAGASQGQAVGYGWLERKDDLQWAQAVVKRTATTQIVMSGISMGAAGMTMASGEAQIPEIKAYVVDSPFTSAKAIISYQAGQLYHLPAFPLVDVTSAITKLRAGYTFGEADAVKQIKKNRLPIMIISGTKDDFVPTKMGKTLYQQAHHPKKLWLVKGAGHTTAITQDYAAYKQQVATFLAQYVQ
- a CDS encoding helix-turn-helix domain-containing protein, giving the protein MFPERLRALRRGQKMTLGELATALNNLADADLTNRQNTAAQIGNWERNLRTPSYLEVRKLAEFFNVTTDYLSGRADQEEYDLGRIFLSGKPLTFNQEHLSSEDRYELFQLMNGYLHGRQQRLTPDAAGQEELDLHFDN
- a CDS encoding M3 family oligoendopeptidase, which produces MHYSKTWDLDRIFPGGIDSPALTTKLATIKQQLPTTQTALTNWRIDADTPAYDWFQQLVSDLQTIQAGIAQSQVFVVAIQSADASDTKAGTRLNQLYQLDNQFENLMTQFKKRLVQLSTTTFNQLLAQPELQPLAFNLTEFRQQGLALLDDRTEALINNLAIDGFQGWSDHYDTLVSQLKIKYTDEHGQQQTLSAGQAQNKLAAAMPNAQRTALMASWEQAWQSQAAPFADTLNHLAGFRLQNYQAHGTTDFLRKPLALNRMSRATLDTMYQVVADNQSLLLNYLNRKIALMGKTQLDWQDVEAPLTLGHATNSQTYDQAAAFVTANFQKFSPKMAKLAQHAFENRWIEAENRPNKRPGGYMDNLPETQESRIFMTFTGSPNDTATLAHELGHAFHADVIKDLPLWRQDYAMNVAETASTFAELIVADASVKAATDPKTKLNLLDAKMQNPLAMFLDIRARYLFETSFYQARQQHIVTPDELSSLMLAAQKEAYGQALTTYHPTFWASKLHFYIADVPFYNFPYTFGYLFSLGIYAQAQTSDHFEDRYIALLRDTAAMSTEALAKKHLDVDLTKPDFWQAGVALIKQDIDEFMTLSEPLL
- a CDS encoding alpha/beta fold hydrolase, encoding MTTTVFEDVIVRTTKLDELPVLHVFAASQAQTKQPTIIDYHGWTTPTSAELVASYQLVQAGFRVILPTAYLHGSRATEVDLDSHPEHFWEIVGHSVAEFPRLVAALVAQGISDPDQLGVMGTSMGGITAAAIMATQPAVVAGASLIGAPAPTAFAKAQVAQLPAAIQAKLPNAWLQTTYDQLGQFDLSQHADRLAGRPMFFFNGTADTMVPYQYVADFKQKFADTPALAQTVFKTAEGGGHHVPHKMHAAAVDFLKTAILA
- a CDS encoding SAM-dependent methyltransferase, which produces MNPKKLKQLKKRAKKQPTTKPYIAQLTHYRELFQDDPQVLVLINNALESDRLLAAGLPPQQLPVLQLPDDFQDQLFQRLNTQYAMGDPAGDAAWNQLSAALPKVDQLLRDFRDYIEAQYGMWAYISAPFLKDLADFVGEAPVLEVMAGNGYISKGLKRLHSNQTIITTDSKAWTKETDNQTGRQPVTAIETLDAVAAFKRYAADIDYVIMAWSPDKLTLDWDLLQAIRASETPVPLICIGEKYGATGSKQFWDHAHYRDDDAVTQLNTHYRPFDLIHDQVYVIS